A single Lactuca sativa cultivar Salinas chromosome 8, Lsat_Salinas_v11, whole genome shotgun sequence DNA region contains:
- the LOC111904516 gene encoding uncharacterized protein LOC111904516, protein MLKAGFQDVVSEAWRKFRGYGNGDAFLTAKLRFLKKEIKKWRETAFALENKELEECRNSIAQLDTLAESRDLWPHELGKRTNCVKRITEIERMAAMDMKQMAKVKWVTDGDENTSFFHGYVNNHNRRNKIHGLTINGQWVTCPDAINGEILQFFSKKFEEKWMSRPKIRSNRFKTLSSEASSALELPFSVEEIKNAI, encoded by the coding sequence ATGTTAAAGGCTGGATTTCAAGATGTGGTTTCTGAGGCATGGAGGAAATTCAGAGGTTATGGAAACGGTGATGCTTTCTTGACGGCGAAATTGCGTTTCTTAAAGAAGGAAATTAAGAAGTGGCGAGAAACCGCCTTTGCTTTGGAAAACAAAGAACTAGAAGAGTGCAGGAATTCCATTGCACAGCTTGATACTTTGGCGGAATCCAGAGATTTATGGCCTCATGAATTGGGGAAAAGAACCAACTGTGTAAAAAGGATTACAGAAATTGAAAGGATGGCTGCAATGGATATGAAACAAATGGCAAAGGTAAAATGGGTGACTGATGGAGATGAAAACACTTCTTTCTTCCATGGTTATGTAAATAATCATAATAGGAGGAACAAAATTCATGGTTTGACTATTAATGGTCAGTGGGTGACGTGTCCTGATGCTATAAACGGTGAGATCCTCCAATTCTTCTCTAAGAAATTTGAAGAAAAATGGATGAGTCGACCAAAAATCAGAAGCAACAGATTTAAAACGCTCTCTTCAGAGGCGAGCTCTGCTCTTGAGCTTCCTTTCTCAGTTGAGGAAATTAAGAACGCAATTTAG